In the genome of Candidatus Zixiibacteriota bacterium, the window TCGGAATTGGCTCTGATACTGGTGTAGCACCATTCGCATTCATTGTGAGAGAGAAATTCGGAGCGAACTTCCCGCTGCGACTTGAAATTGCGGATTACCAATCCGCAGGGCGACAGACTTCCGTCAGAGTTGACCACAATAAATCGGTCCCCGGCCCGACAATTTTCGATTCTCCCCTGCTGAAAGTACCGGATCATATTGCGGAAGACATAATCGGAGGTGCGAATCGTATTATACTGATGTTTGAACGCTTTCAGTTTCTCAATGACTGTCTTAAACTCCTCGAGCTTACTGCCGCTAATCATATAGTCGGTGTTCTGGGTGCGCATGCAAGTATAACTGGAGAAGTTCACTTTCACGCCCCACGTCCTTGCCAGCTCGGCCATTTCGGGCAGATCCCTAAAATTATCGCTCTGTACCACACACGCCAGAGTGATTTTCCTGTCGCCTTTTTGATCGAGAGACTCAACGAATCTTCTGATGCGCTGAAACAGACCCGGCACCTTGCGGAATTCGTCGTGACGGTCATCCGGATAGTCAAGAGACAGCGAGAACTCATCGACCCCGGCTTCGAGAAGCTGGAAGTATCGCTCTTTGGTGAGCAACACGCCATTGGTTGTTATAACGATAAACGGGTCATGACCCGGAACGCGGATTGCCCGGAGAATTTCATCAAGATCTTTGCGCAGCAGCGGTTCCCCGCCGGAAACCTGGGCAACGACCGGCCGTAGCTCTCGGGATATTTTGCCGATTTGTTCCGCTGTGATCAGGTTCTCGTCGAGGACATCCCCAAGATGGCAGTGTTTGCATCGGGCGTTGCAGTTGCGGGTGATCTCAAAGGAAACACAGAATGGGCGCCGCATGATATAGTTGACAAGTCCCCGTCGGGCGAGATGAAATGTGCGCATCTGAAGACCTCTTCTTCCGTTAACTGTTCAACTTACCGTCAACTGCCGACTGACGAACCGTATATTGTCGGTCAATTCGGATAGGATGGCCCTTTAAGTTATGCCGCTCTTGGCCCGATGTCAACGACTTTGCGGTCTTGCCAGTATTATCTACGCCTTAAAATAATAAAAGTTGGTGGAAACAGGCCTCACACTCGCGATGCGGCACAAGCGCTTATGCCTAATTATGGCCAAGCCGAGACTGTGCATTTTCGCCGGCATCAGAGAATAATCACAAAATAAACACTGTTTTGCAAATATAACTGTAGGTTTTTTATTGTTGAACATATATACTGTAATGTTAATATTGGTTTGAGTTTCAGCCTTTTTCGCAGTTTTGTCCTAATCTACAACTCTCCATTAAAGCTTAATCTCGAGACCAACGCGCAATAATGCGCTGCATGCAAATTATCTTGAAGTCCCTGATTTCTTAGGAACGCAGTTCTCTTCGGGATAAGCAGAAACGGAGTACAGAATGAATATCTATGTCGGCAACGTGTCTTTCGACACAACAGAGGATCAGTTACGTCAGGCCTTCACAGGTTTTGGCGAAGTATCAACTGTCAAGATCATTATGGACAGAGACACCGGCAGACCAAAAGGCTTTGCATTCGTCGAGATGGCCACAGGCAGTGAAGCCGCGGCTGCTATCAGCGGCCTGAACGGGACCGAACTCAATGGACGCGAGATGAATGTCAACGAGGCACGCCCGCGCACTAATGACAGCGGTGGAAATCGCAGGTCATAAGTAGCGGAAGTGTAGAAATGTCCCCGACAAATTTGTCGGTGGTATGATTCTCAAGGAGACTGGCTTTGGCCCGTCTCCTTTTTTGCTATTGCTTTTATGCGCGGCAGATATCCACATTCAACCGTTTCGTCAGGTCCTCAATTCGCTCTCGCGCCAACGGGTGGGAATGGTGACCTGACGATATTTAGAGTTGCGCGGGGTCTTGTCTCCCGGTCATATCGGGGGATGTGACCCTGCGCCGTTCTTTCGGGCACAACAGCCGAAATTGCTTTTGTAGGTCAACGACCCCTTGGGGTCTTGACAATGCGCTGCAGGCGCAAATTTCTTTGAAAGCCGAGTAGGGCCCTTGCCCGCCCGTGGTGGGCTTTCGACTCTTTTATGTTTCATCAGCGCCGCAATAGATCTTCTCTGGTTTCGTTTTCGAAGATGTCGAATCCGCAGGGGTTCGACCTATATTACCAGGGAAACAGACGCCAATCTTTGCTTGCGACAATCATTCTCGGATATCACATCAATCCAGCGACTTACAGTATTAATAAATGCAAGGGGATACAACATTAAGACGCAGTGTCGTTTATATGCATTATTTGCATTTTTTGCAGAAACATTTATTTCCATCTATTGGGAATGAGTTAAATGTTCCATGATTGCGCTATTTCAGTGATGTAAATTGGGTTGACAAAGCGAGATTTGAGTATTACTTTGGGTAAGTATTTAAACAAGGGATTGATTTCAGAAATCGAAATCTAACAATATCGATGGGTGGAGCTTTCTCTTACATATACTAATTTACATATGAGGATAATTATGCCTTTGTCCCGATTATCTGCTCCCTATGAGTTTAAACTGCTATTGTATGGCGTAGTGCTCGCTGATGATGTCGAAAAAGAACTACATAGATTCTATAACAAAACCAATGGCAGAGGCAAGTTGGTATTTGATCTATCCGATGCCGAATATATCGATGTTGCTGCTTTGAGTACTTGCATCACCATAATCGGAGGACAATGCAAACTTGGATTAGCGAGTCGCATCAATATTCCCCGAAAGAAATCCGTGCGCGATTTTCTATCAGTTTGGAGATTCTGGCAGGCGCTAGAAGCGGTTACCGAATGCCCTTATCGAGAAATTGCATTTGCTCATGACCAAGCAGTGTGGTCCGAGGTTCAGACTTCCTATACCGGCCGAGGCAATGGAGTGACTGCTCTTGAATATGACGCAGATTGGTGTGAAGGCAGCTTAACAAAACGCAATTTTTTTGAATTCACGACGTTTAAAGATTCCGCCCGAAACGCCATCTCCCCTATAGGTACATATCGAGCAGCTCCTCGAAGCGAAAGCAAATATTGGACGGGCGCCCTCATTCGAGAGGTACTCAAGAGGCACTTTGGGGGTCAGTCTGCACGGGAGGATATTGCAAGGGTGGTCATCTATGAGGCAATAAGTAATTCTGTTCGGCACCCTCAAGCTAGGGTAATTCAAATTGTCTCCAAGTTTGAACGGCCCCTCAAAATAGAGCAAACGACTTCATCCGATTCGGACTTAGGAGATGATAGTCGGCCCACGGGTCATCTCAGAATCTGTATTTGGGACGATGGTGAATCTATTTCAGGTACACTTCGTGCGCCGTTGCTGACTGGCAAGAGTGTCAAAGCATTTCAACTCCCGCCGTATATGTACGATAGAATTATTGTGCAAGAACGCGCGTTTGGAGGTCGTTTCGAGTCGACAAGAGTAATAAGCCAGTCAGAAGAACCTTCAAAAGATTGGGATGAGGTTTCCTTATTGCTTTCAAGTCTATTCCCCGGTATTTCTCGTGCTTGGGCTCTACCGGTAGAGGAAGTTGAGCCATTTGAGGATTCACTTGAAGGCGAAAAATCTGCTCCGATAGAATGGTCTTACGGTATGGGGCTTTATTCACTTTGCCGAACTGTGCTTGATCAATTTCAAGGATCACTGATAATGAGAAGTGGTACTGTTCGTCTTAACATGGAAATGGCGCATGATACATGGAGAATTCAGTACAGCGCAAGATACAAATGCAGAATAACGAGATACCCTCAATCGGTCCCACCATTCAATGGAAATCTTTTGGTAATCAACCTTCCGGTTTCCCCAGAGCAATCGTGAACTTTATCTCATTAGACTTAAGAATTGGCCTGAGCGGAAACCACAACATTTCCGCCAACCGTATCGCGTTTCATTCTTCTGTAGCGCAGTTGCTCCTTAATCTATCCGAAATGCCATCTCGATTAGGTATCGAGCTCAGTACAGCGATAGACTATCGACATTATGTCAAGGAACCAAAAATCGTCTCCGATTCATTGATCTCCGCACTTAGGTCATTATCAGGCGGCGCACCCGACCTATGCGTAGTGGATTTGACAAGCAATCCGTTCGTGTTGGTCCGTGATCCAATCCTTTTCGCTCTTATTGATGGAGTCGAACATGCAGTCAATGAACAGCTTTGCCGCCAGTTTGCAATTCTGTTACGCGAACTGCCTGGCGAGCACCTTCCCTCGATTACCCACCTCTCGAACCTGCCGGCGTTGCAGAATACTAACGATTCCAGCGTTACGCTACTTGCCGATTCAGGAAGGAGATACAGCGTGCCAGGTCAATCCTACAGTCTTTCGGGAGAATTGAGTCATTACTCTGAGTTGGTCCGAAAGAGCTTCGGGGGGCCTAAAGCCGAGGTCGAGAGAAAGACTGTAAGGCGACTTGGGCATTTCAGTCGATCCGGATTCCTGGGAATGGGCGATTGCCGATCCTTTTCCTTCATGATGGCTGATTGCTCTAGGGCACTTCTTGAATTGTTGAGTGATTGGTGGAAAACAAATAACCAAGCCAAGATTGATATTCTGTACGATTTGAAAGCTAACGAACCGTTTCGTGAAGCAGTCAAAGCATTCGCAGATCGACATTCTCTAAATTGCTTGCGAGTGGAAGATATTATTAGTAATGACGTGAGTATCATGACCCAACAAAAGGCTGAAAAATACCTACTGATCTTGGATGCGGTGCATACTGGAGACACGCTCCGAAATTATATCACCGAACTTGGTAGTAAAGGGATTAGCTTGAACAAGACTATTCTATCTGCGATAAACCGCACAGGGACGACTGACTCGCAAATTGACGAGTATAACGTACATGGATTTCTATCAAAACCGCCGGAGATGTCTCCTAAATGCTGTCCACAATGCTCTTTGGAATTGCCAATAACCCCGGAATCGCACGAAGAGTTTGCCAAGATCCGTTCATATGATTTCCTTTATATGGTTCAGCAATTCGGTTGGGAACCGGAACCCTCTGACGAAGTTCCGGCTGCAATAGGCCACCAGCTTCCCAATGTGCCAAAGTTTTCGCTCATTCTAGGCGAATATGGAGACTGGATCGCCTATAAAATCCATTTATTTCTACGGAAATTTGCTAATGTCCCCGATGATTGGTTTGTAATCCATCCCGATGAAACTGACTCAACTCAATTATGTGAGAAACTGCAACTGTATTTAGATAACCGACTAAATATCGTTCGGGTGAAGCGTCCTCTACTGGAGGTGGCGCTAAAAGGCGAGCAATGGGGTGACATCTTGCTCAATTCTGATGCTTCGCAGCTCAAAGCGGACCTGAAGGCGGTAAATGGGGCGGGTGCACTGGTATTAGACGTGTTCAATGCTTCAGGATCCACTCGGCAATCTTTAGTGGATTTGCTAAAGACTGTCGGGATTACTCCATTCGCGTATATATGCTTTGTAGAATTCGGATCGGAGTTGCAGCCATCGATGCCCGGAAGTCTGCCAATGTTCTCCCTGTATGATTGGTATAATCCACGGATTTTGAAATGACTACGATTCAAGCTCACGATTTGGGGATAGAGGAGGATCCCGAACATGCCTGTAGAGCAATCTGCCATTTTCTTGCGGAATTGAAGGAAGACACATCTAATATCCAAGCAATAAGATGTCTGCTCTTGCGAGACCTGTGTTTCAGATTGGGTAGAGTTAGTTCTGAGCGGAGAGCCCTTGTTCAATTGGAGACCTGGTTTGATCTTCTGCCAAGTGAGTTAAAAAGAGAATTCGAAGGTCATACTCTTAAGGATGAATCATTGGAAGGAGTCAAGAGACTATTGCGTCGTGAAATAGATGTTGCGATTGTCACTGTAAAGGAGTGCGAGCGCGCAGCGGTGCTTCTGGTCTTTGGCGATAGTCCCACAAGGGCTGCGGACAGAATCGAGGGCAATTTGCATCTATGGGAAAGCAAAGTCGCCCGCACTAAACAATCTTCTCTGCGAATTGTAACCACTCTAATCGCAGATCCAGGAAACGTCTCCTGCGCTGTAGCCACCCAAGGGTTAATTTCGACATATAATGCAAAACTGATTCTGCTTGTGGGAATTGCGGCCGGTCCCCAAGAGAAGGTCAAACTTGGTGATGTCGTTTGTCCGGATAGGGTCTACGATTATGAACACGTTCGACTTGAAGTCGCGGAACTCTTCGGATTAAAGCTTTTAGTCCCCCGTCTGCGACCGCGACCAAGATACGAAAGAACTGAACTTAGATTTCGTGCTCAAATCGAAATCATGGACATTGGCGCGATTCGCAGGGAGATAGCGATGTACATTGCATCCCTTGAGCCCCACCAGAAACCGCAAGGATTGGACCTGTCATTCTCACCCTCGTTGCATCGAGGTACAGTTGCTGCTGGCGAGAAGTTGATAGCTGATGGTAGACTGAGTCGCATGTACAAGCGGGTTGATCAACAAATCCGTGCTGGAGCGCAAGAAGACTATGGCTTTGCTAGCGTTGGCGAGTTCTGGGGTATCCCCTGGTGTATTTTCCGAGGCATCTCAGACTATGGTGACAGGAAGAAAAAAGATGACTGGCAAACCGTTGCAGCAATCTCAGCCGCCGCAACTGCGAAATTATTCTTGCTAAAGAACTTTGACCAGCCTCTTCTTAGGCATTGAGAATGCCACTCGTTACATGCGTTTCAGTCTGCAGCTTTCGTGGGTCAGGTTCCGAAATTCCGATCCCGGTCGGAATGAGTAACCCGACATTTAATTTCTTTTTCCAAATTCACTCCCGCTTCACTTCGCGCACGGGCGGCTTCAATCTGCCCGTGGGCTATCGAATCGCATTCCCCTCAGATCAAAATCTGTAGCGCATCGATGGTGATTGGGAACCCTTTCCCATTATATAGAAGGAAATTATTATGATTCTTGCCAAAAATCAACATATTTTCAAGCGCCAAAATACAGCCATTACCCAGAACGGCCCCAAAACGGCCGGCCATCCTAAACAAAAAACAGGCCATCCGGCCCAAAACCGTGTCACATATTCACAACTCTTTTGGGTATATTTTCTTACACCGTTGGCCTTATACTTTATAATAGTAATTGTAGGTCAGGAGCTTTACGCTCCTGACACAATTGTGTCGGGTCTGCAAGAGACCCGACCTACCATAAAACTTAATCATAGACCTAACGAAACTGTACATTTTAAAAATCGAAGAAACAAACCCAATTTGCCTGCCCACCACCTTCCGCCCAACCCACTCTCCGGCAACAAATAATAGTGGAAAATGCCCTGATGCGTATTAATTATACGGAGAGGCTGGGATTCGAACCCAGGGAACGGTTACCCGTTCACATGCTTTCCAGGCATGCTCCTTCGACCAGCTCGGACACCTCTCCTGTCGAATAGACTCCGGTACGCAACCGGAACCGGGAATTTAGCCAAAAATCTGTTAAAATCAAGGGGATTTTATGGTTAAAAACACTGGCTTATTGCCCCGCCTGAATCGGCAACGCACGCTCTGCCCATATGCGAAAATTGATCTACCCCACAAACTGGTCGGCGTCGTTGAAGAAACGTGCCACCGCCATCTGCCCCGCCATTATCGAGGTGATGGTCACCGAGGAGAGAAGCATATAGGCCACTATTATCTGCAGCAAGACCGCTTTCAATGGCGATACTCCGGCCAGAATCATCCCGGTCATCGCCCCCGGCAACGCCACGATCCCGGCGGTCTCGAGAAAATTGACGATGGAAATCATCCCCGCTTTCACCGCTTCACGGTAAAACCGCCGCGAGGCTTCCTGCCAGCTTTTCCCAAGCGAAAGCGCGGTTTCTATCGCCAGACGGTTCCCTTTCAGATCGGCGCCGATACGGTTGAAAGTTATTGAGGCTGAATTCATCGAGTTGTTCACAATCATCCCGGCCAGCGGAATCATATACCGCGCCTCGGCGCTGATAATCCGGAAAACCATCATTAACGCCAGCGTTCCAAATGACCCGACCGCCATCGAGATAAAAGCTATCGAAAATCCCCCTTTGAAATGCTCGGCCCGCTTGCCGGCGGTATAGGCCCCCATGAGAAGCATAGCGGTCACGGCCAGAAGCACCAACCAGATTGAGCGCGTATTGAAAATCACCTCAAGCAGATACCCCACCGCTATCAGCTGCACAAAAACCCTTATTGACCCGATAGAAATCTCTTTGACCAGCGGGATCCTTTTTACATAAGCAAGCACCAGCGACAGAACCGTCAAAATGACCGCCATCAGGACTTCATAATACCCTATCTCAATCTCTTTCATATCAGCTCTTTGTTGATATATTTCCGCCCCAACTCAGTCACCGGATTGGTCAGCACTTGCGACGTCTCTCCCGACTCGACCACTTTGCCGCCTACCAGAAATATCGTTTCTCCTCCCAACCGGATCGCCTGCTCCGGATTATGCGTGACCACTATAACGGTCAGGCACAAATCCTTTGAAAGCGAAAGAATCAACTGCTCGATTTTTTGCGCCGAGGATGGATCCAGAGCCGAGGTTGGCTCATCGAGAAGAAGCACTTCCGGTTCCAAAACCAGCGACCGGGCAATCGCCACCCGTTGCTTTTCGCCAACCGAAATATCCTCGGCATGCTTGCCGGCAAAATCGCGGCTCAGACCGACCCGCTCCAGGTAGACAGCCGGATCAGTCTCCCCTTTCTTGCGGCCCTGCGATCCCTTACAGCAATACTCCAGGTTACCCTGCACGGTACCGGGAAAAAGATACGGTATCTGAAACAGCATCGAAATTTTCTTGCGCAACTCGGTCGGCGGATAAAACGGCAGAGGTTTGTCGTAAAAAAGGATTTCTCCCTCGGTCGGCTCGTCGAGACGATTCAGCAGGCGCAAAAATGACGATTTCCCCGCGCCCGAGGGTCCGACAATATTATAGATTTGCCCCTTCCGGAATGAATAACTTATCGAGTCAACCGTTCGCACCGATTCTTTGGAATTAGACACCAGCCGCCCGACATTTCTGGCCTCGATTATTTTCGTCTGACCGCACGGAGACATAAGTGGCGCTATTTCTCCGCTTCGCCGAAATAAAGAAAGCGGTCGAGCAGTTTCACATATTCCGACCACCCGGCGCCGGTTTTGTCGCGGATCCTTTCGATCGCCCCCATCTTGGAATCGATTTCATCGGCGTAGAAGAGAATGAAGGCCTCGGGAATCTGCGGTACAATGGGTGAGGCGTAATCCAATTGCCCCTGATGAGAAATAATCAGGTGACGGATTTTCATCAAAAGATTGGGTGGAAAGGAGTCGATTTTTTCGGCGCGGGATGTAATGACATGGTCGGCCCAGCATATATGGCCAATCAGCCGTCCCTCACTGGAATAATCGATGAGCGAGGTTATCTCATATTGCGAGATTTTCCCCATATCGTGGAAAAGCCCGCCGAAGATGAGCAAATCCCGGTCCAGAAAGAGATACCGCCTCCCCATTTCAAGACAGATTTCGGCGACATTGGCTGAATGCTCCGCCAGCCCGCCGACACAGGCATGATGCCAGAGTTTACCGGCCGCCGCCTTAAGATAGGCGGCGAGGAATGCCTCATCTCTCCAAAAGGCATCGGCCAATTTCCGGATATTGCCGTTTTCAATCCTCTCCGTCAGCCCTATAATTCGGGCGCGAAGCTCTTCCTCCGAGTATTTGGAATGGGGCAAGATATCGTTCAGACTATACTCTTCATCTTTGGCCGGCCTCATCTTGACTACTTTGATCTGGAGATTACCCTTATAGTCGCCGACCGTTCCTTTGACTTTGACCACCATCCCCTCGGTCAATTCCTCCAGCCCAAAATGATCCGGCTCCCACCAGACTCCGCCGATCTTCCCCGAGGCATCGCCGAACTCAAACGAAAGGAAGCTCTTGCCGCCATATTCCCTGACATCCCGTTTTCGAACAGAAAGGAACGCCGTAATTGTGTCGTTTAAAACGAAATCTTTTATCATATTCCATTCCTTACCCTTAATCAAATAAAGATAATTATATTAAGCGGCCGGGTAAAGCAATTTTTCTTTGCCCGTCGCTACCGATAAGTGTATATTCTTCATGGCTATGAAAATACTGAACCGCTATATATTGCTGGAGCATATTCCGCCGTTCCTTTTCTCGGTTTTCATTATTACATTCATATTGATTCTGGAGACAATTCCCCGCATTGTCGAAATGGTCATCGACAAGAACATCTCCGCAATCATCGTGCTGCAGTTGGTTTTCTTCAATCTGGCCTGGATGATTGCCCTTTCGGTTCCGATGGCGGTTCTGGTTGCGACCCTGCTGGCATTCGGAAGAATGACCTCGGACTCGGAGATTATTGCCATAAAAACTTCCGGCATCAATCTCCTGCGCATCCTGATCCCTCTTCTGGTCGCCGCCGGTGTTCTGACCGCGTCGATGATCGAATTCAACGATAAGATTCTCCCCGACCTCAACCAGAAAGCGCGCCTTTTGACCGGCGATATCCGTTCCATGCGGCCCACCCTTACCTTCCGCCCCGGTGTCTTTATCACCGATATCACAGGATATATTATCCTGATCGACAAGATTGATCACATCACCTCCCGGGTGGAGGGAGTTCGGATCAGCGACACCAAGGACCCTGCTCAGCCGCGGATTATCGTGGCCAAATCGGGCCTGATGAAATTTATCGATAACGGCCAGACCGTGCAGTTTACGCTATTTGACGGTGAATTGCACATGCTTGATACCAAGGAACCCTCCAACTATCGCAAGGTTGATTTCAAGGAGCAGGTTATCAACGTGGGCGGAGTCGGTTCGGAATTGCGGCGCTCCGAATCATCCTTTCGGACCGATCGGGAGATGAATATTGCTCAGATGGAAGAGGTGGTCGCCCAGGTTGATACAACACTGGCCCCTTTGCGGGTTAGGATGGAGAAATCGGTCGAAAACAAACTGGCCTTCCTTTTCTCCGACACTCTGGCCTATCCCAAAGACACGCTTCTGACCGATTCCGCGGCGTTGGTCTTCTTGAGGTCCGATATGCAGGGGATTCACATTAGACTCAAAAGAGAGGCCGAGCAACTTGAAGAGCAGAACCAGCTGCGCGATAAATACCTTATAGAGATCCACAAGAAATATTCCATCCCAGCCGCCTCTTTTGCCTTCATTCTTATCGGCGCGCCCCTTGGAATACTCTCCCGCCGCGGCGGCATGGGCATTGCCGTCTCGGTATCCCTGGTCATTTTTACACTATATTGGGCTTTTCTTATCGGCGGCGAAGACCTCTCCGACCGCGGTCTGATCTCTCCCTTCTGGGCCATGTGGTCGGCCAATATTTTGGTGGGAATAGTGGGTTTGTATCTTCTGATCAAAGTAATCACGGAAAGACCGCTCTTTGCCTTCTTCAGGAAATGAAATGATAAAAGTTATCGATCGCTATCTCTTAAAATACTTCCTGACCTCCTTTCTGGTAGTAATTGTTGCTTTCAGTCTCCTGATTGTTGTCATCAACATGGTTGAGGAGTTGCGCGATTTTATCGACAACCATATCCTTCTTTCCCAGGTCGTGACTTATTATATTTATTTTATAGGTTGGATCTGGAAATCCTTTCTGCCGGTTTTTGTGCTTCTGGCCGCGCTGATATCGGTCGGGATGCTGGCCCGTCGGAACGAACTTTTGGCCATGAAAACCAGCGGCATATCGCTGTACCGAATCGCTGCCCCGCTTCTGATATTCGCTTTTCTTCTCAGTATCGCGCATATCTACTATAATGAATTCCTTTTCGCCGAACCGAACAAGAAACGCGTCGAGATGAAAGAATACACTATCAAAAACCGCTCCAAAGAGGCTGCC includes:
- a CDS encoding RNA-binding protein; protein product: MNIYVGNVSFDTTEDQLRQAFTGFGEVSTVKIIMDRDTGRPKGFAFVEMATGSEAAAAISGLNGTELNGREMNVNEARPRTNDSGGNRRS
- the fetB gene encoding iron export ABC transporter permease subunit FetB, which gives rise to MKEIEIGYYEVLMAVILTVLSLVLAYVKRIPLVKEISIGSIRVFVQLIAVGYLLEVIFNTRSIWLVLLAVTAMLLMGAYTAGKRAEHFKGGFSIAFISMAVGSFGTLALMMVFRIISAEARYMIPLAGMIVNNSMNSASITFNRIGADLKGNRLAIETALSLGKSWQEASRRFYREAVKAGMISIVNFLETAGIVALPGAMTGMILAGVSPLKAVLLQIIVAYMLLSSVTITSIMAGQMAVARFFNDADQFVG
- a CDS encoding radical SAM protein translates to MRTFHLARRGLVNYIMRRPFCVSFEITRNCNARCKHCHLGDVLDENLITAEQIGKISRELRPVVAQVSGGEPLLRKDLDEILRAIRVPGHDPFIVITTNGVLLTKERYFQLLEAGVDEFSLSLDYPDDRHDEFRKVPGLFQRIRRFVESLDQKGDRKITLACVVQSDNFRDLPEMAELARTWGVKVNFSSYTCMRTQNTDYMISGSKLEEFKTVIEKLKAFKHQYNTIRTSDYVFRNMIRYFQQGRIENCRAGDRFIVVNSDGSLSPCGLVIRNFKSQREVRSEFLSHNECEWCYTSIRANS
- a CDS encoding LptF/LptG family permease; this encodes MKILNRYILLEHIPPFLFSVFIITFILILETIPRIVEMVIDKNISAIIVLQLVFFNLAWMIALSVPMAVLVATLLAFGRMTSDSEIIAIKTSGINLLRILIPLLVAAGVLTASMIEFNDKILPDLNQKARLLTGDIRSMRPTLTFRPGVFITDITGYIILIDKIDHITSRVEGVRISDTKDPAQPRIIVAKSGLMKFIDNGQTVQFTLFDGELHMLDTKEPSNYRKVDFKEQVINVGGVGSELRRSESSFRTDREMNIAQMEEVVAQVDTTLAPLRVRMEKSVENKLAFLFSDTLAYPKDTLLTDSAALVFLRSDMQGIHIRLKREAEQLEEQNQLRDKYLIEIHKKYSIPAASFAFILIGAPLGILSRRGGMGIAVSVSLVIFTLYWAFLIGGEDLSDRGLISPFWAMWSANILVGIVGLYLLIKVITERPLFAFFRK
- a CDS encoding HD domain-containing protein, which codes for MIKDFVLNDTITAFLSVRKRDVREYGGKSFLSFEFGDASGKIGGVWWEPDHFGLEELTEGMVVKVKGTVGDYKGNLQIKVVKMRPAKDEEYSLNDILPHSKYSEEELRARIIGLTERIENGNIRKLADAFWRDEAFLAAYLKAAAGKLWHHACVGGLAEHSANVAEICLEMGRRYLFLDRDLLIFGGLFHDMGKISQYEITSLIDYSSEGRLIGHICWADHVITSRAEKIDSFPPNLLMKIRHLIISHQGQLDYASPIVPQIPEAFILFYADEIDSKMGAIERIRDKTGAGWSEYVKLLDRFLYFGEAEK
- a CDS encoding ATP-binding cassette domain-containing protein; protein product: MSPCGQTKIIEARNVGRLVSNSKESVRTVDSISYSFRKGQIYNIVGPSGAGKSSFLRLLNRLDEPTEGEILFYDKPLPFYPPTELRKKISMLFQIPYLFPGTVQGNLEYCCKGSQGRKKGETDPAVYLERVGLSRDFAGKHAEDISVGEKQRVAIARSLVLEPEVLLLDEPTSALDPSSAQKIEQLILSLSKDLCLTVIVVTHNPEQAIRLGGETIFLVGGKVVESGETSQVLTNPVTELGRKYINKELI